In Bifidobacterium actinocoloniiforme DSM 22766, a genomic segment contains:
- a CDS encoding ABC transporter permease, whose product MHVQPRPQAAAQTASRVSPGAFGRVPMQAPSQGPDQGPAQGSGRIPAQMPARGSAWARARGQAQPASQGAAGPVYQVSLMHSVKSEFVKLTSLVSTWILLAINLVLLPLGGGMSAWALKIMAGTNPKNGKPLAVPAPVGWDDLWTSVSSMTGTCVIVMGVFGVMAVTAEFTTSSVDSTLSANPHRGMMVGAKAVVAAALAWASSQIGVLLSLGLTRLVLSPLALTPLGEGRGALPWVSLLGAPALIGAFTVLAVGLGALCRSTVAGVVVLIGLQMVLPGLLSVFSSISRLLNWMGTIASLLPTQLISDCLAAGLNQPSGSAVPGVFHPSWWQSGLIMLVWAAAFYTAGLVAMRSRDIK is encoded by the coding sequence ATGCATGTTCAACCCCGGCCGCAGGCCGCCGCTCAGACCGCCTCCCGTGTTTCCCCTGGAGCCTTCGGGCGGGTCCCTATGCAGGCTCCGAGCCAAGGCCCGGACCAAGGTCCTGCGCAGGGTTCGGGTCGGATTCCCGCCCAGATGCCGGCGCGGGGCTCAGCATGGGCGCGGGCGCGGGGCCAGGCTCAGCCAGCGAGCCAAGGCGCTGCCGGGCCGGTCTACCAGGTGAGCCTGATGCACAGCGTCAAGAGCGAATTCGTCAAACTGACCTCGCTGGTCTCCACCTGGATCCTACTGGCCATCAACCTGGTCCTCCTGCCCTTGGGCGGCGGCATGAGCGCCTGGGCCCTGAAGATCATGGCGGGGACCAATCCGAAGAACGGTAAACCGCTCGCCGTCCCCGCCCCCGTGGGCTGGGACGACCTGTGGACCAGCGTCAGCTCCATGACTGGCACCTGCGTAATCGTGATGGGCGTTTTCGGGGTCATGGCCGTCACCGCCGAGTTCACCACGTCCTCGGTGGACTCCACCCTGTCCGCTAACCCTCACCGGGGGATGATGGTGGGCGCCAAGGCGGTCGTCGCCGCCGCGCTCGCCTGGGCCTCCAGCCAAATCGGCGTCCTGCTCTCGCTGGGCCTGACCCGCCTGGTCCTTTCCCCGCTCGCCCTCACCCCCCTGGGCGAGGGGCGAGGCGCCCTGCCTTGGGTCAGCCTCTTGGGCGCACCGGCCCTGATCGGCGCGTTCACCGTGCTCGCTGTGGGCCTCGGCGCCCTGTGCCGGTCCACGGTGGCCGGAGTCGTCGTGCTGATCGGCTTGCAGATGGTCCTGCCGGGCCTGCTGAGCGTCTTCTCCTCCATCAGCCGCTTGCTGAATTGGATGGGCACCATCGCCAGCCTGCTGCCGACCCAGCTGATCAGTGACTGCCTTGCGGCCGGCCTCAACCAGCCATCAGGCTCGGCCGTCCCTGGCGTCTTCCACCCCTCCTGGTGGCAGTCGGGCCTGATCATGCTGGTCTGGGCGGCCGCCTTCTACACCGCCGGTCTGGTCGCTATGCGCAGCCGGGACATCAAGTAG
- the gatC gene encoding Asp-tRNA(Asn)/Glu-tRNA(Gln) amidotransferase subunit GatC, producing the protein MPTFTREQIEHLGDLARIALTDEEIERLKGELNVIAESIAKVQEVAGDDVPPTANPIPLEAYLRPDEPEEPLTQAEALAGAPKAEAGMFVAPRILGEE; encoded by the coding sequence ATGCCTACATTTACACGCGAACAGATCGAGCACTTGGGCGACCTGGCCCGAATCGCCCTGACCGACGAGGAGATAGAGCGCCTCAAGGGCGAGCTCAACGTCATAGCAGAGTCCATCGCCAAGGTGCAGGAAGTGGCCGGTGACGACGTGCCGCCCACAGCCAACCCGATTCCGTTGGAGGCCTACCTGCGGCCCGACGAGCCCGAGGAGCCCCTGACCCAGGCCGAAGCCCTCGCGGGCGCGCCCAAGGCCGAGGCGGGCATGTTCGTGGCCCCGCGCATCCTAGGGGAGGAGTGA
- the gatA gene encoding Asp-tRNA(Asn)/Glu-tRNA(Gln) amidotransferase subunit GatA → MSAANEELVRLSATQMAAKIRAKEVSSCELVEAELSVIDAAEPSVDAFLEVSRDQALEQADALDKRIAAGDTEGLPELAGVPIAIKDMIVTRGIPTTAASKILEGWVPPYDATVVEKLKAAGMPILGKTNLDEFAQGSSTEHSAFKPTRNPWDTGRVPGGSGGGSASAVGAFEAPLALGTDTGGSIRQPSALTGTVGVKPTYGGVSRYGAIAMASSLDQIGPVSRSVLDAALLQEVIGGYDKRDSTSIPKPVPPLAQAAREGAKMDLKGMKVGLVKELSGDGYQPGVEARFNEGVKLLQDMGAEVVEVSCPHFSYALAAYYIIMPSEVSSNLARYDGMRYGLRVMPGEGVEQTAANMMAATREAGFGDEVKRRIILGIYALSAGYYDAWYGSAQKVRTLIIRDFEQAFQKADVLVSPASPTTAFKFGERMSDPLSMYLSDVATIPANMAGSPAMSIPAGLSDDGLPVGFQFFAPQMRDEVMYKPAAALEAALQAQWGGPIHQSLKTPWLAGE, encoded by the coding sequence ATGAGCGCAGCGAATGAAGAGCTGGTCAGGCTGTCCGCCACGCAGATGGCGGCGAAGATACGAGCCAAAGAGGTCTCCTCGTGCGAGCTGGTCGAGGCCGAGCTGAGCGTGATCGACGCGGCCGAGCCCAGCGTCGACGCCTTCCTGGAAGTCTCCCGGGACCAGGCCCTGGAGCAGGCGGACGCGCTCGACAAGCGCATCGCCGCCGGCGACACCGAAGGCCTGCCGGAGCTGGCGGGCGTGCCGATCGCGATTAAAGATATGATCGTGACCCGAGGCATCCCCACCACGGCCGCCTCCAAGATTCTGGAAGGCTGGGTGCCCCCCTACGACGCGACAGTCGTCGAGAAGCTCAAGGCCGCGGGCATGCCCATCTTGGGCAAGACCAACCTGGACGAGTTCGCCCAGGGGTCTTCCACTGAGCACTCCGCCTTCAAGCCCACCCGCAATCCTTGGGACACCGGGCGCGTGCCTGGCGGCTCCGGCGGCGGCTCGGCTTCGGCCGTGGGCGCCTTCGAGGCCCCGCTGGCCCTGGGCACCGACACCGGCGGCTCCATCCGCCAGCCCTCGGCCCTGACCGGCACCGTCGGCGTTAAGCCCACCTACGGCGGCGTCTCCCGCTACGGGGCCATCGCCATGGCTTCCTCCCTGGACCAAATCGGCCCGGTCTCCCGCTCCGTGCTTGACGCCGCCCTCCTCCAAGAGGTCATCGGCGGCTACGACAAGCGTGACTCCACGTCGATTCCCAAGCCTGTCCCGCCCCTGGCCCAAGCCGCCCGCGAAGGCGCCAAGATGGATCTGAAGGGCATGAAGGTCGGCCTGGTCAAGGAACTCTCCGGCGACGGCTACCAGCCCGGCGTCGAGGCCCGCTTCAACGAGGGCGTGAAGCTCCTGCAAGACATGGGCGCCGAGGTCGTGGAGGTCTCCTGCCCCCACTTCTCCTACGCACTGGCCGCTTACTACATCATCATGCCTTCGGAGGTCTCCTCCAACCTGGCCCGCTACGACGGCATGCGCTACGGGCTGCGGGTCATGCCCGGCGAAGGCGTGGAGCAGACCGCGGCGAACATGATGGCCGCCACGCGCGAGGCCGGATTCGGCGATGAGGTCAAGCGTCGCATCATCCTGGGCATCTACGCCCTCTCGGCTGGCTACTACGACGCTTGGTACGGCTCCGCGCAGAAAGTGCGCACGCTGATCATCCGCGACTTCGAGCAGGCCTTCCAGAAGGCCGACGTGCTGGTCTCCCCGGCCTCCCCCACCACCGCTTTCAAGTTCGGCGAGCGCATGAGCGACCCGCTGTCCATGTATCTGAGCGATGTGGCGACGATTCCCGCGAACATGGCGGGTTCGCCGGCCATGTCCATCCCGGCTGGGCTCTCGGACGACGGCCTGCCGGTCGGCTTCCAGTTCTTCGCCCCGCAGATGCGCGACGAAGTCATGTACAAGCCGGCCGCGGCCCTGGAGGCGGCCCTGCAAGCCCAGTGGGGCGGGCCCATCCACCAGAGCTTGAAGACCCCCTGGCTGGCTGGCGAGTAG
- the gatB gene encoding Asp-tRNA(Asn)/Glu-tRNA(Gln) amidotransferase subunit GatB: protein MAEKLMKYADAVAKYEPVFGLEVHVELSTNTKLFCPAHIEFGGEPNSQLTPVSLGLPGSLPVVNKKAIDYAVKLGLALHCDIAEWSQFARKNYFYPDMPRDYQISQYDKPLNGEGYLDVELDDGSIFRMDIERAHVEDDAGKNTHVGGSDGRIEGADHSLVDYNRAGVPLVEIVTKPIEGAGARTPEVAGAYVRAIRDIVRALGISHARMEQGNMRADVNVSLHKPGEPLGTRSETKNVNTFKGIEKTLTYEIRRQAAILEDGGEILQETRHWDEAKQATAGGRVKSDANDYRYFPDPDLVMVHVTREHIEELAKDLPEMPRERRARLKQEWGFTDLQMRDAVNADALDLIEETIEAGASPSGARKWWMGEISREANERGVSLQELPIGPQDVAEVEGLIQSGKLNDKLAKQTVSGVLAGEGKPAEVVAKHGYQVVSDDGALEAAVDEALKANPDIAAKLKSGNMKPMGAIIGAVMRATKGQADAKAVSKIVMQRIAK from the coding sequence ATGGCTGAGAAACTGATGAAGTACGCCGATGCCGTGGCCAAGTACGAGCCCGTCTTCGGCCTGGAAGTCCACGTGGAGCTGAGCACCAACACCAAGCTCTTCTGCCCCGCCCATATCGAGTTCGGCGGCGAGCCCAACTCGCAGCTGACCCCGGTCTCCCTAGGCCTTCCCGGTTCCCTGCCGGTGGTCAACAAGAAGGCCATAGACTACGCGGTCAAGCTGGGCCTGGCCCTGCACTGCGATATAGCCGAGTGGAGCCAGTTCGCGCGCAAGAACTACTTCTACCCGGACATGCCCCGCGACTACCAGATCTCGCAATACGACAAGCCCCTGAACGGCGAAGGCTACCTGGACGTGGAGCTGGACGACGGCTCCATCTTCCGGATGGACATCGAGCGGGCGCACGTCGAGGACGATGCCGGTAAGAACACCCATGTGGGCGGTTCCGACGGCCGCATCGAGGGCGCTGACCACTCGCTGGTGGACTACAACCGCGCAGGCGTGCCCCTGGTCGAGATCGTGACCAAGCCCATCGAAGGCGCAGGCGCGCGCACCCCTGAGGTGGCGGGCGCATACGTACGGGCCATCCGCGACATCGTGCGAGCCTTGGGCATCTCCCACGCCCGCATGGAGCAGGGCAACATGCGCGCCGACGTGAACGTGTCCCTGCACAAGCCGGGCGAGCCCCTGGGCACCAGGTCCGAGACCAAGAACGTCAACACCTTCAAGGGCATCGAGAAGACGCTGACCTACGAGATTCGCCGGCAGGCCGCGATTCTGGAGGACGGCGGCGAGATCCTGCAGGAGACCCGCCATTGGGACGAGGCCAAGCAGGCCACGGCTGGCGGGCGCGTCAAGTCCGACGCGAACGATTACCGCTACTTCCCCGACCCCGACCTGGTGATGGTGCATGTGACGCGCGAGCACATCGAGGAGCTGGCCAAGGACCTGCCCGAGATGCCGCGCGAGCGCCGGGCTCGACTCAAGCAGGAGTGGGGCTTCACCGACCTGCAGATGCGTGACGCGGTCAATGCCGACGCCCTGGACTTGATCGAGGAGACCATCGAAGCCGGGGCCAGCCCGTCCGGCGCCCGCAAGTGGTGGATGGGCGAAATCTCACGCGAGGCCAACGAACGGGGCGTGAGCCTGCAAGAGCTGCCGATCGGCCCCCAGGACGTGGCCGAGGTGGAAGGGCTGATCCAGTCAGGCAAGCTCAACGACAAACTGGCCAAGCAGACCGTCTCCGGGGTGCTGGCTGGCGAAGGCAAGCCGGCTGAGGTCGTGGCCAAGCACGGCTACCAGGTGGTCTCCGATGACGGAGCGCTCGAGGCGGCCGTTGATGAGGCGCTGAAGGCCAACCCAGACATCGCTGCCAAGCTCAAGTCCGGCAACATGAAGCCCATGGGCGCCATCATCGGCGCGGTCATGCGCGCCACCAAGGGCCAGGCCGACGCCAAGGCGGTCAGCAAGATTGTGATGCAGCGCATCGCAAAGTGA
- a CDS encoding GNAT family N-acetyltransferase has product MSGADARGVLQEPEGRQVERELPSRIDIPYINGEMVHLRPATIADLTRMDELQAFYNSTGITGKGPEAERAVVNAWVRRSVAWSKGQTPRESGVGDPESRRTVAWAMITEADHDKDGATDASATDGVIGMIFLIDVDGWSRSARIQVVLGRDYRGRGYSRDAMPRVMTYGYAARPAGLGLHRIWVAVPEKNTRSISVYQSLGFMVSGTSRDALWDEQGGKYQDQIVMDALVDEYDPIRSLDAFGMHVIEGNPGVAEALVNHRRALESGEVADLAVEEAVAQSEEERRKARRAQLAGAKARARAKAEAGAEAEAEADAQARVPGQDQLQAQESTQTSGSGDDGAAGVEAELSGGDPQATVQEPGRERSAAPEEGGQETTGSGEPQEEPGEPVEPASQDDATTWAYSDSSRKKGSKQAWWRNLGHGGKRNAGGKS; this is encoded by the coding sequence ATGTCGGGTGCGGACGCGCGCGGGGTCCTACAGGAGCCGGAGGGTCGGCAGGTCGAGCGGGAGTTGCCCAGCCGGATTGACATCCCCTATATCAACGGGGAGATGGTCCACCTGCGCCCGGCGACGATCGCTGATTTGACGCGCATGGATGAGTTGCAGGCTTTTTACAACTCCACGGGAATCACCGGCAAGGGGCCCGAGGCCGAGCGGGCGGTCGTCAACGCCTGGGTACGTCGGTCGGTGGCCTGGTCCAAGGGCCAGACGCCGCGCGAATCCGGTGTGGGCGATCCTGAATCCAGGCGTACGGTGGCCTGGGCCATGATCACCGAGGCCGACCACGACAAGGACGGGGCCACCGACGCAAGCGCCACCGATGGCGTCATCGGCATGATTTTCCTGATTGACGTCGACGGCTGGTCGCGCTCGGCCCGCATCCAGGTAGTCTTGGGCAGGGACTACCGGGGTCGGGGTTACTCTCGCGACGCCATGCCCAGGGTGATGACCTACGGCTACGCAGCCCGGCCCGCAGGCTTAGGCCTGCACCGCATCTGGGTGGCCGTGCCGGAGAAGAACACCCGCTCGATTTCCGTCTACCAATCCCTGGGATTCATGGTCTCAGGCACCTCCCGTGACGCCCTGTGGGACGAGCAGGGCGGCAAGTACCAGGACCAGATAGTCATGGATGCACTGGTCGACGAATACGATCCCATCCGCTCCCTGGACGCTTTCGGAATGCACGTGATTGAGGGCAACCCCGGCGTGGCCGAGGCGCTGGTCAACCACCGACGGGCCCTGGAGTCCGGTGAGGTGGCGGACCTCGCGGTCGAGGAGGCCGTGGCGCAGTCCGAGGAAGAACGCCGGAAGGCCAGGCGGGCGCAACTAGCGGGCGCCAAGGCCAGGGCGCGCGCCAAAGCCGAAGCGGGGGCGGAAGCTGAAGCTGAAGCGGACGCCCAAGCCCGCGTCCCAGGTCAGGACCAACTCCAAGCGCAGGAGAGCACGCAGACCAGCGGGTCTGGGGACGATGGGGCTGCGGGCGTCGAGGCTGAGCTAAGCGGGGGCGACCCTCAGGCCACCGTCCAGGAGCCTGGCCGGGAGCGGTCCGCCGCCCCCGAAGAGGGCGGGCAAGAGACGACGGGCTCGGGGGAGCCTCAAGAGGAGCCAGGGGAGCCAGTGGAACCGGCGTCGCAAGACGACGCCACCACCTGGGCTTATTCGGACTCCAGCCGAAAGAAGGGCTCCAAGCAGGCCTGGTGGCGCAACTTGGGCCACGGCGGCAAGCGAAACGCGGGAGGCAAGAGTTGA
- a CDS encoding DUF2469 domain-containing protein, which produces MSAEDLDNYETDAELALYREYRDVIKLFTYVVETERRFYLANKVDFNVRSAGQDVYFDVQLTDAWVWDVYRSSRFVKKVRIVTFKDVNVEEVQKSDIDIPDSL; this is translated from the coding sequence TTGAGCGCTGAGGATTTAGACAACTACGAGACCGACGCCGAGCTGGCCCTCTACCGGGAGTACCGTGACGTCATCAAGCTCTTCACCTACGTGGTGGAGACCGAGCGGCGCTTCTACCTGGCGAACAAGGTGGATTTCAATGTGCGCTCCGCCGGTCAAGACGTCTATTTCGACGTGCAGCTGACCGATGCCTGGGTTTGGGACGTCTACCGTTCCTCCCGTTTCGTCAAGAAAGTGCGCATCGTTACCTTCAAAGACGTGAACGTGGAAGAAGTGCAGAAAAGCGACATCGACATACCTGACTCGCTGTAG
- a CDS encoding NAD(P)/FAD-dependent oxidoreductase — protein sequence MVHKQSVVIVGGGPAGLTAAWELVKDGGDQRYDVTVLEASDTFGGISRTVRHKGNRMDIGGHRFFSKDQRIMDWWKDVLPLQGAPSYDDKKLGRHHDLEPGGPDPEKTDRVMLKRHRVSRIYWNRHFLGYPISLSPRLFKALGLKITLQAGFSYLASIFHKLPEDNLENFYINRFGRKLYSMFFEGYTEKLWGRHPREISADWGAQRVKGLSIIAVLKNAFQKMVPRKRDSSKVETSLIEEFWYPKLGPGQLWETVERRNVEHGVKVITDATVVEVDQEAGAISGVVYKDKDGKRVSLHADQFISSMPVKDLVNAISASPDGAPDDMVKVANGLPYRDFVTVGLLIKHLRIRNTTSIPTLGHPPIVPDCWIYVQDPGYKMGRFQIFNNWSPYMVEKPDDTVWIGLEYFCEEGDDFWNMSDEEATAFAIKELTRMGVIGGARDVMDSHRERVKKAYPAYFDTYDRMPELIEWLDSFGNLYCVGRNGQHHYNNQDHSMATSMEAVKNIKTGRTSKTNVWNVNTEKSYHEQK from the coding sequence ATGGTGCACAAGCAGTCCGTCGTCATCGTCGGAGGCGGCCCTGCGGGGCTGACAGCGGCCTGGGAGCTCGTCAAGGACGGCGGCGACCAGCGTTACGATGTGACTGTGCTGGAGGCCAGCGATACCTTCGGTGGTATCTCGCGTACTGTGCGCCACAAGGGCAACCGCATGGACATCGGCGGCCACCGCTTCTTCTCCAAGGACCAGCGGATCATGGACTGGTGGAAGGACGTGCTGCCCCTGCAAGGCGCCCCCTCCTACGACGACAAGAAGCTGGGTCGCCACCACGACCTGGAGCCCGGTGGGCCGGACCCGGAGAAGACCGACAGGGTGATGCTCAAGCGCCACCGTGTCTCGCGCATCTACTGGAACCGCCACTTCCTGGGCTATCCGATCTCCCTGTCGCCCCGCCTGTTCAAGGCGCTGGGCCTCAAGATCACGCTCCAGGCCGGCTTCTCCTACCTGGCTTCGATCTTCCATAAGCTGCCCGAGGACAACCTGGAGAACTTTTACATCAATCGTTTTGGGCGCAAACTCTATTCGATGTTCTTCGAGGGCTACACCGAGAAGCTCTGGGGCCGTCACCCGCGCGAGATTTCCGCAGACTGGGGCGCTCAGCGGGTCAAAGGGCTGAGCATTATCGCCGTCCTCAAGAACGCCTTCCAGAAGATGGTTCCCAGGAAGCGCGACTCCAGCAAGGTGGAGACCTCGCTGATCGAGGAGTTCTGGTACCCCAAGCTGGGGCCGGGCCAACTGTGGGAGACCGTGGAGCGGCGCAACGTGGAACACGGCGTGAAAGTGATCACAGACGCGACCGTGGTCGAGGTCGATCAAGAGGCCGGGGCGATCAGCGGCGTGGTCTACAAGGATAAGGACGGCAAACGGGTCAGTCTGCACGCCGACCAGTTCATCTCCTCGATGCCGGTCAAGGACCTGGTCAACGCGATCAGCGCCTCCCCGGATGGTGCCCCCGACGACATGGTGAAGGTGGCTAACGGCTTGCCCTACCGTGATTTCGTGACCGTAGGCCTACTGATCAAGCACCTGCGCATCCGCAACACCACTTCGATCCCCACCCTTGGCCATCCGCCGATCGTGCCGGACTGCTGGATTTATGTGCAGGACCCGGGCTACAAGATGGGCCGCTTCCAGATCTTCAACAACTGGAGCCCCTACATGGTCGAAAAGCCGGACGATACGGTCTGGATCGGCCTGGAGTACTTCTGCGAGGAGGGCGACGATTTCTGGAACATGTCCGACGAGGAGGCCACCGCTTTCGCCATCAAGGAGCTGACCCGCATGGGCGTGATCGGCGGCGCCCGCGATGTGATGGACTCCCACCGCGAGCGGGTCAAGAAGGCCTACCCCGCCTACTTCGACACCTACGACCGCATGCCTGAGCTGATCGAGTGGCTCGACTCCTTCGGCAACCTCTACTGCGTGGGGCGCAACGGCCAGCACCACTACAACAACCAGGACCATTCGATGGCTACGTCGATGGAAGCGGTGAAGAACATCAAGACCGGTCGCACTTCCAAGACCAATGTGTGGAATGTGAACACCGAGAAGTCCTACCACGAGCAAAAGTAA
- the rho gene encoding transcription termination factor Rho, with protein MATSQDIHTMKLPELRELAKQLGLRGISGMRKNALIDTIEAARSGGEPPAGVSVRPVAKASASKTESERSAENGPLPPTESAAQTTTVSDAKLDADEVRGREPQGSAKGQVGDLFDALGIDEGVGRRSRADRAERSDRAEHTVADDESVIINRRRHRSGDSHTRGRGRDERDDRSRERDRGSRDHSKVRDLDDILAALPARENRPTRNKRNRDEHERDYRHNSYDRHDHEGRADRSGRDDRRGRKDRRSNRDYEARESRDDFRNEDLVPVAGIVDVLDSYAFIRTSGYLPGPNDVYVSIGQVKKYGLRKGDAVQGTTRPPREGERRNQRQKFMPLQSIETVNGMSVEEAIERPHFNKLTPLYPQERMRMETTSNQITGRLIDIVAPIGKGQRGLIVSPPKAGKTITLQNIANAIAKNNPEVHLMVVLVDERPEEVTDMERTVQGEVISSTFDRPAADHTTVAELAIERAKRLVELGQDVVVLLDSMTRLARAYNIAAPASGHILSGGVDAQALYPPKRFFGAARNIENGGSLTIISSALVETGSKMDEVIFEEFKGTGNMELRLSRELADKRMFPAIDINASGTRREELITAPDELAVVYRLRRLLGGMEIEQAYQTLVPRLKKTPTNRDFLGAITQTMLGQQK; from the coding sequence GTGGCAACGAGCCAAGATATTCATACCATGAAGCTGCCTGAGCTCAGAGAACTTGCCAAGCAGCTGGGTCTGCGCGGCATCTCTGGCATGCGGAAGAACGCGCTGATCGACACGATTGAGGCGGCGCGCTCCGGTGGCGAGCCCCCCGCAGGCGTATCCGTCCGACCCGTGGCCAAGGCTTCGGCTTCCAAGACCGAGTCCGAACGGTCCGCTGAGAACGGGCCCCTTCCTCCGACCGAGAGCGCGGCGCAGACGACGACGGTGTCGGATGCCAAGCTGGACGCTGACGAAGTTCGAGGGCGTGAGCCCCAGGGCTCAGCCAAGGGCCAGGTGGGCGATTTGTTCGACGCTCTGGGAATCGACGAGGGCGTTGGCCGCCGGTCACGCGCTGACCGCGCCGAGCGTTCCGACCGCGCGGAGCACACGGTGGCCGATGACGAATCGGTCATCATCAACCGCCGCCGTCACCGTTCCGGGGACTCCCACACCCGTGGCCGGGGCCGCGACGAGCGCGACGACCGCAGTCGCGAGCGCGACAGGGGCAGCCGCGACCACAGCAAGGTGCGCGATCTGGATGACATCCTGGCCGCCTTGCCTGCGCGAGAGAATCGGCCCACCCGCAATAAGCGGAACCGTGACGAGCATGAACGCGACTACCGGCACAACAGTTATGACCGCCATGACCACGAGGGGCGCGCTGACCGCTCCGGCCGTGATGACCGTCGGGGCCGCAAGGACCGCCGTTCCAACCGCGACTATGAGGCTCGTGAGAGCCGGGATGACTTCAGGAACGAGGACTTGGTGCCCGTGGCGGGCATCGTCGACGTGCTGGATTCGTACGCCTTCATCCGCACTTCCGGCTACCTGCCCGGCCCCAACGACGTGTATGTATCGATAGGCCAGGTCAAGAAATACGGCCTGCGCAAGGGCGACGCCGTCCAAGGCACCACTCGGCCTCCCCGCGAGGGCGAGCGGCGCAACCAGCGGCAGAAGTTCATGCCCCTGCAGTCCATTGAGACGGTCAACGGCATGAGCGTGGAAGAAGCGATCGAACGCCCCCACTTCAACAAGCTCACCCCCCTCTACCCGCAGGAGCGCATGCGGATGGAGACGACCTCCAACCAAATCACCGGCCGTCTGATCGACATCGTGGCCCCGATCGGCAAGGGCCAGCGCGGACTGATCGTCTCCCCGCCCAAGGCTGGCAAGACGATCACCTTGCAGAATATCGCCAATGCGATCGCCAAGAACAACCCGGAGGTCCACCTGATGGTGGTCCTGGTGGACGAGCGTCCCGAGGAAGTCACCGACATGGAGCGCACGGTCCAGGGCGAGGTCATCTCCTCCACCTTCGACCGTCCCGCCGCCGACCACACGACCGTGGCTGAGCTGGCCATCGAGCGCGCTAAGCGCCTGGTGGAGCTGGGCCAGGACGTGGTGGTCCTGCTGGATTCGATGACCCGTCTGGCCCGCGCTTACAACATCGCGGCACCCGCCTCGGGTCACATCCTCTCCGGCGGCGTGGACGCCCAGGCGCTCTACCCGCCCAAGCGCTTCTTCGGCGCCGCCCGCAACATCGAGAACGGCGGCTCCCTGACAATCATCTCCTCGGCGTTGGTGGAGACCGGCTCCAAGATGGACGAGGTCATCTTCGAGGAGTTCAAGGGTACCGGCAACATGGAGCTGCGTCTGTCCCGCGAGCTGGCCGACAAGCGCATGTTCCCCGCCATCGACATCAACGCCTCCGGCACCCGCCGCGAGGAACTGATCACCGCGCCCGACGAATTGGCTGTGGTCTACCGCCTCCGTCGCCTCCTGGGCGGCATGGAGATCGAGCAGGCCTACCAGACTCTGGTCCCACGCTTGAAGAAGACCCCGACCAACCGGGACTTCCTCGGTGCCATCACCCAGACCATGCTGGGGCAGCAGAAGTAA
- a CDS encoding alcohol dehydrogenase catalytic domain-containing protein, with the protein MLVKVTASGICHSDLSVVNGSRPRPTPMLLGHENTGIIQELGPGVEGLSVGQHVTLAFLPRCGKCANCLTGGRLPCIPGSEANQAGTLMNGGIRLHRGEEPVYHHLGVSGFATYAVVDRRSVVPVPAELPKAIAAVLGCDVLTGGGAVLNAGDPQDAQDVMVLGLGGVGMSAILTAAALGRGRVIGVDINKAKFDDALSMGATDVYTVEEAINKGVKAPIVIEAAGAPGVLDQAFDLTAMGGKTITVGFPKPTTRVSLPSSVITGEAHTIIGSYLGSAVPANDIPRYAQLWLDGKLPVEKLISNHIRLDDINEAMDELDRGQALRQVIEFD; encoded by the coding sequence GTGCTGGTCAAGGTCACGGCATCCGGCATCTGCCATTCGGATCTTTCGGTCGTGAACGGCTCCAGACCACGCCCCACACCGATGCTGCTGGGCCATGAGAACACGGGCATCATCCAGGAGCTGGGGCCCGGTGTGGAAGGTCTGTCGGTCGGCCAGCACGTCACCCTCGCCTTCCTGCCCCGCTGCGGCAAGTGCGCCAACTGCCTGACCGGCGGCCGCCTGCCCTGCATTCCCGGGTCTGAAGCCAACCAGGCCGGCACCCTGATGAACGGTGGCATCCGCCTGCACAGGGGTGAGGAACCCGTTTACCATCACTTGGGCGTGTCTGGATTCGCCACCTACGCCGTAGTGGACCGCCGGTCGGTCGTTCCGGTCCCCGCAGAGCTCCCTAAGGCCATAGCGGCCGTTCTGGGCTGCGATGTGCTCACCGGAGGCGGGGCGGTTTTGAACGCCGGCGACCCCCAGGATGCGCAGGATGTGATGGTGCTGGGCCTGGGCGGGGTCGGCATGAGCGCCATCCTGACCGCCGCGGCTTTGGGTCGTGGGCGCGTAATTGGCGTGGATATCAACAAGGCCAAATTCGACGATGCCCTGAGCATGGGCGCCACCGACGTGTATACGGTCGAGGAAGCGATCAACAAGGGCGTCAAGGCACCGATCGTGATTGAGGCCGCCGGCGCGCCCGGGGTGCTGGACCAGGCGTTCGACTTGACGGCGATGGGCGGCAAGACCATCACCGTAGGCTTCCCTAAGCCGACGACGCGGGTCAGCCTGCCCTCCAGCGTAATCACTGGCGAAGCGCACACCATCATCGGCAGCTACCTCGGTTCGGCCGTGCCTGCCAACGACATCCCCCGTTACGCCCAATTGTGGTTGGACGGCAAGCTGCCGGTCGAGAAACTCATCAGTAACCATATCCGGTTGGACGACATTAACGAAGCGATGGATGAGCTGGACCGAGGCCAGGCCTTACGCCAAGTCATCGAATTCGACTGA